In Patescibacteria group bacterium, the following are encoded in one genomic region:
- a CDS encoding iron hydrogenase, with protein sequence MSLTQILKIDKVKTNTLAQFSTLLALSAILPLFHQQTVTGPLVNAILFIATIMLGVPSAMLIALIPSVIALSVGLLPAILAPAIPFIMLSNVLLVLIFNSLKNNNYWLGIISASLIKFGFLFISSHFIIKTLVQIPVAQKVSAMLSYPQLFTALIGGMLAYIILKLMKKI encoded by the coding sequence ATGTCATTAACACAAATCTTAAAAATTGATAAAGTTAAAACCAACACTCTAGCGCAATTCTCTACTCTTTTAGCTTTATCTGCTATCTTACCATTGTTTCATCAACAAACCGTTACGGGCCCATTGGTTAATGCTATTTTATTCATCGCTACAATCATGTTAGGCGTACCAAGCGCCATGTTAATCGCTTTAATTCCCAGCGTAATTGCTTTAAGTGTTGGTCTTTTGCCAGCCATTTTAGCCCCGGCCATTCCATTTATTATGTTGAGCAATGTTTTGTTGGTTTTAATTTTTAATAGTTTAAAAAATAACAATTATTGGCTAGGTATTATTTCGGCTAGTTTAATTAAATTCGGTTTTCTGTTTATTTCTAGCCATTTTATTATTAAAACTTTAGTTCAAATACCGGTCGCTCAAAAAGTTTCTGCCATGCTTTCATATCCTCAACTTTTTACAGCTTTAATTGGTGGTATGTTGGCTTATATTATTTTAAAGTTAATGAAAAAAATATAA
- a CDS encoding GIY-YIG nuclease family protein codes for MTKQYFVYIMSNQRNTTLYVGFTSGLLSRNWQHKNKVGLKSFTKKYNVDKLVYFEIYDDPNDAIYREKQIKGWIRKKKENLINSINPEWKDLSDNL; via the coding sequence ATGACCAAACAATACTTTGTATATATCATGTCAAACCAAAGAAATACTACGTTGTATGTAGGCTTTACTAGTGGATTATTGAGTAGAAATTGGCAACATAAAAACAAGGTTGGTTTAAAAAGTTTTACTAAAAAGTATAATGTAGATAAATTAGTTTATTTTGAAATATACGATGATCCTAACGACGCTATTTATCGTGAAAAACAAATTAAAGGTTGGATCAGAAAAAAGAAAGAAAACTTAATTAATTCTATTAATCCAGAATGGAAAGATTTAAGCGATAATTTATAG
- a CDS encoding [FeFe] hydrogenase, group A, producing the protein MKNISLKINNKKINAQSGQSILEIAQKNKIDIPTLCYHSDLKPGASCRLCVVEIKGYDELKTACSTQAQDGMEILTESTKVKKARQTNLELIFAQHEEECHDCVYGYNCHLLALAKKFKVDITRFKDRKTNFPVYKFGPALIFDSSKCIDCGNCVAVCKQQGVNFLEIKKHGQQHQVEPTCDPSKDCIYCGQCLVHCPVGAFEAVGEFENIEKPLQQKNKTVVFQFAPAIRSSIGEEFNLPYGKILTEQIVAGIKKLGVDYVFDTCVGADFTTYEEAQELLDKVKNKEGVCLSSCCPAWVKFLEFNYPEFIPHIATTRSPQIILGGIIKTYWAEKNKIKPQDIVVVSVMPCTAKKYEIKRPELKINNLFPVDYVLTTRELAYLFKKRNIDLTKLKSQSADNPLGEPSGAGVIYGASGGVMESALRTAYFKATGQQPPQIDFKKVRGQEGIKKATVKIGQTKIKMAAANGIGNAIKILEELKKDPQAYAGVEVMACPGGCIGGGGQPVPSDAQTRQARAESLYKIDKNKKLKFAHENPVVKQVYRDFLISEKKIHSICHTHYKTKKREVKLK; encoded by the coding sequence CTACGATGAATTAAAAACTGCTTGCTCAACTCAAGCCCAAGATGGTATGGAAATTTTAACTGAATCAACTAAGGTTAAAAAGGCTCGTCAAACAAATTTGGAATTAATTTTTGCTCAACACGAAGAAGAATGTCATGACTGTGTTTATGGTTATAATTGCCACTTATTAGCTTTAGCTAAAAAATTTAAAGTTGATATTACTCGTTTTAAAGATCGCAAAACTAATTTTCCAGTTTATAAATTTGGTCCAGCTTTAATTTTTGATTCATCTAAGTGTATTGATTGTGGTAATTGTGTCGCTGTTTGCAAACAACAAGGTGTTAATTTTTTAGAAATTAAAAAACACGGTCAGCAACATCAAGTTGAGCCAACTTGCGATCCATCTAAAGATTGTATTTATTGTGGTCAATGTTTGGTCCATTGTCCAGTCGGCGCGTTTGAAGCGGTCGGCGAATTTGAAAATATTGAGAAACCTTTACAACAAAAAAATAAAACTGTGGTCTTTCAATTTGCTCCAGCTATTCGATCAAGTATTGGTGAAGAGTTTAATTTACCTTATGGTAAAATTCTGACTGAACAAATTGTGGCTGGCATTAAAAAATTAGGAGTAGATTATGTTTTTGATACGTGTGTTGGTGCTGATTTTACGACTTACGAAGAGGCGCAAGAATTATTAGATAAAGTTAAAAATAAAGAAGGCGTCTGTTTATCTTCATGTTGTCCAGCTTGGGTTAAATTTTTAGAATTTAATTATCCTGAATTTATTCCTCATATTGCCACCACTCGCTCACCTCAAATAATCTTAGGTGGAATAATTAAAACCTACTGGGCTGAAAAAAATAAAATTAAACCTCAAGATATTGTTGTCGTTTCTGTTATGCCCTGTACAGCTAAAAAATATGAAATTAAAAGACCAGAATTAAAAATCAATAATCTGTTCCCAGTTGATTATGTTTTAACCACCCGCGAATTAGCTTATTTATTTAAAAAACGTAATATAGATTTAACTAAATTAAAATCCCAATCAGCTGACAATCCGCTTGGCGAACCGTCTGGGGCTGGCGTGATTTATGGTGCCAGTGGTGGCGTCATGGAATCAGCCTTGCGCACAGCTTATTTTAAAGCGACCGGCCAACAACCACCTCAAATTGATTTTAAAAAAGTCCGCGGCCAAGAAGGTATTAAAAAAGCTACAGTTAAAATTGGTCAAACTAAAATCAAGATGGCAGCAGCTAATGGTATTGGCAATGCTATTAAAATTTTAGAAGAATTAAAAAAAGATCCTCAAGCTTATGCCGGAGTTGAAGTTATGGCTTGTCCGGGCGGTTGTATTGGCGGTGGTGGTCAACCAGTCCCTAGTGATGCACAGACTCGTCAAGCTCGAGCTGAAAGTTTATATAAAATTGATAAAAATAAAAAGCTCAAGTTTGCTCACGAAAATCCAGTTGTTAAACAAGTTTATCGAGATTTTCTAATTTCAGAGAAAAAAATTCATTCAATTTGTCATACTCATTATAAAACCAAAAAACGCGAGGTGAAGTTGAAATAA